The Sceloporus undulatus isolate JIND9_A2432 ecotype Alabama chromosome 7, SceUnd_v1.1, whole genome shotgun sequence genome segment CCATGGAGTACATGGTCTACTACAACTTCTTCGCTTGCGTCCTCCTCCCACTGCTCATGATGTTCGCCATTTACTTGAAGATTTTCATGGCAGCGCGGCGACAGTTGAAGCAGATTGggaacaaaatggcggccgcgtCGGCGCATGGTGAGcgctcctcctcgtcctccattTTGCAAAAGGAAATCCACGCTGCAAAGTCGCTCGCCATCATCGTCGGGCTCTTCGCCGTCTGTTGGCTGCCGCTCCACGTCGTCAACTGCTATACGTTATTTTGCCGTGGTTGCGAGCGGCCGCCTCTGTGGCTGATGTACGTCGCCATCTTGCTCTCGCACGCCAACTCCGTCGTCAACCCGCTCATCTATGCCTACCGCATCCGCGAGTTTCGCCAAACTTTCCGCAAGATCCTCAGAGGACACGTTTTGCGCGAAACGGCGCCGCCGCGGTGCCAGACAGCGTCAGCACATGGCAGGGAAAACGGGGAGCGTGGCGCCATTGTCGTAGATTCCTATGACGGCGTCCCGAGTAAAACAGGCGCAGAACGGAACGGGTTCGACGGAGGTGCCAACGGGGACGCCGGGTGCCATTTTTATCGAAACGGCGCAGTTTCGGCGAGGAAGGAGGAACGGTTTGACGAAGGTCTCCTCGCGTGCCACGAGTCGTTGTTCATGGAGTCGGAGACATCGGCGTTTGACCTCTCTAGCGTGTCTTGAGGGCACTATCCTCCTCACGTGGTCAAATATTTGCCATTTCGAGAGCAGCGGTGATGGCGGTGATGGTGACAGTGGCAGAAAACGAAGCGATTTATTTAAAACGAAGATCTGGAAAAAGGAACAAATACGGAGGGATAAAATGGGTGCGAATTGTATATGCTCCACCCAGAAACGTATTCGCCGTTCCATGCGTCCGCCATTTTGGTGCAGTTTTTGGAATTTGGCGACTCTGGGACTTTATAAAAGAcatgtttgttgctgtttatctgtgtgtttgttttgtaaacaatacatttaagtatatatatgtgagtgtgtgtgtgtgtgtgtgtgtgtgtgtgtgtgtatgtaaagcCGTAAACGCCTTATTCCATGGTGCGGTTTCCGCGGCAAACGTTTCGTTCCGTAAGTAGGAAATAATtgcatatttaataataataataataataataaaatattttccaagGTTTAACAGGTTCTCGTTCCGGGTTTCGAACTCGGTGCTCGGCCGCCATCTTGTCGCTCGTCTCGCATTTAGCGTGCCGGTATTTAATTTCACAATAGTTTTTACAGCGGCTTTGGCGTCttttttaatgcaattaattGGGATAATTAAAGGGTTCGAAATGTAAGGGAGCAAAGATGGCTGCCGATTTATCCGACAGCGCAGCGGCGAAACCGCGCTGCCAGACGTGATGGCGGCGGTGGCCACAAACCCTTCAGGGAATAAACGAAGGAGAAACAGAGGTAAAGAAGGAAACAATGGTTGGCGAAGGCGATTGCGTCGGAGCGGTTCCTCCTGGCGCGGCGCCCATTTGGCGTCGAACAATGGAGGGATTATCTCCGTACGCAAACGCGCACAAAAGACACACGGACTTGGCAGCGACGATCCGTTTCCTGGTTCCTTCGAGTGTCGGCCATTTTGGTTTTTTGGAGGCAAAAAAatcccaattttaaaaagtttgggcACTTTTCTTCACCTCGTTTCTCACGTCTTACATTTAGTGTGACGCCATTTTAATTTCGTGGTTTATCGCAAACGGTTGAGGTTGTGATTTCAGGGCTTTTGGGGGGAAGAGGAAGTGCCCTtccatctatatctatatatgtcattcatatatatatatatataatgattttTCCCAGCCCGAGGCGTCCAACGTCTCATCTCTGACGCAATTAACGTTTTCCAGTAACCTGGCAAACGAGAACTAATTGGCCCCTGGGTCTTCACGAGGAAAGCGCCTCGTTTCGGGAGACACGCCAATTATAAAGTAATTACCGTCAGGGTTTAAACGGATTTACGCTCCCAGCGTGAAAAGGTACTccaagaattatatatatatatatatatatgcgcgcgtGCACTTAGTCttgcaaatatgtgtgtgtatataaaagaATGGCATATAGAAATATAAGGCATTTGgtgttgcatatatatatatatatatatataaaacatagaaataaatgtaaagaaactttcttgcatatatatatatatatatatatatacccacacacacacacatacatatatttaatgaatggaataaatatatgaatataaaGGTATTTAGtcttgcgcatatatatatatatatatatatgaataacaTAAACATATAATTATAAAGGCATTTTCTCTTGcaaacatatatagatatatagatatatgaatgacataaatatagaaatataagGCATTTGgtcttgcatatatatatatatatatgaatgatatgaatatataaatatgaggcatttcctcttgcaaacgtgtgtatgtgtgtgtgtgtgtatatatatatatattaataacaaatatataaatataaggcATTTGTTCTTGTAatcatatttatgtgtgtgtgtgtgtgtatatatatataaaacagcaaatgcCTTGTATGAATGACATACAAGgcatttgctgttttatatatatacatatatacacacacacacatatgctatggatggatggatagatagatatgctAAGTTAAATGCCTTGtatgtcacacacacatatacatatatatatatatgcaaatttatttatatttatatctgtatagcattcacacacacacacacacacacatgagagacATAATACACGGCATTTATTCCTTCTAGGCTGGCACTGAATGCATTAAAACCCTGGAAGGCAGTTAATGTTTCATGGCCTTTCCTTGGATAGCATTGTTTTTGCGTCGGACACTGCCGCCGCCATTGTTCTCCTTCTTTTGGCGCTTTGGAACAAAACGTACCCTTCCTTCTCAGTTCGTTCGCCGCCGGACGGTGATTAATGACTCCGGCCTCCGAGTCATGGAAACACAGAAGAACAGAGAGCTGGAGTCGGAAgggttgccatgcaggaactcccattcaaaaccatgcaggaaatctaaatccaaagccatgcaggaactcaccatcaaacaGCACCAAGTTAATGGAATAGGGGTCTCTCTTAGCATCGTTACTCCAGTTTTGTCTAAAGGGTTTGATGTCCAGATGTCCAGATGTCCATAAAGGACCGAGAGTTAAATATCGCAGGATTAGAACCAGAGAACAGTACTTTAATGAGGGTTAATTAACAGGAACCTTTCGCACCCACCTCCCATTAATCCATATATGCTAGTCttcatatatctatctatctatctatctatctatctatctgattttGCAGCTTATTAATGCCTATGTTaattttcatacacacacacacacacacacacgcacacacacgatTTTGCATCCTATTATATGATTTTCCAGCCTTTTAATGCATATGTTAGTAAACTAGGATTTGCAACCAAATGATAATAATTCTCATGTTagtttatttatatgtgtgtgtgtgtgtgtgtgtgtgtgtgtgtgacgaCATTGTATCCTATTAATGgttatgatacacacacacacacacatattattttGCGTCCTATTAATgcttatgcatatatatatatatatatgattttgcatcctaatatatgtgtgtgtgtgtgtgtgtatgcatagatGAAAATCACACATATATGTAAACATAAATATCATTAGGatgcaatatatatgtatatatatatatatgcataagtTTTAATAGGATGCAAAATcatatatgtgcgtgtgtgtgtgtgtgtgtgtacacacaccatTAAGCATTAATATTGTTAGGATGCaaaatcatatactgtatatatatatacagtactatgATTTTCATCTCGTGGGAAAAGGGAGCCTTTGGTCAACATTCAGGAAAAGCATATTTTATCAGTtacataaaacaaacaataataaacaaaaacaaaaaataatatactCCGCGGATGGTCTTCGCTTTTCCTGTCcttcgccgctgccaccgccgccattgCACGCTTTTTGGCATGTACGGCAAACCCAGATCGCAGGCATTTccgcaaacaaacaaaacaaacaaaagttcaCGCTGAAAATAGAAAGGTCAGATGCTTTACCCAAAGCAAAGTGTCCCGAAGGAATACAGTAAATGAATTAAGCCATTCCGGCTGATCGCTCTGATGTTTCCCTCCTCCTGGATGACCACTGGATGGACTAGATGTCCACCTAGCATGACCAATAGCTGGACGAGATGACCACTTCAGACCCCTGGCATAGCTGCTAGAGGAATTAGATGACCACTGGGAGACCCCATGCATGACCACTTGATGGACTAGATTACCACTGGGAGACCTCTAGATGAAGCAGATGACCACTAGGGGACCCCTTGCATGACCACTAAATGCATTAGATGACCACCAGCAAGGCCAATAGATGAACTAGATGACCACTGGGAAAGCCCTTGCAAAACCACTAGATAAACTCAATGACCACTTGGAGACCCTTGCATGACCAACTAGGTAAACTAGATGACCACTGAATTAACTAGATGGTCCACCAGGGTACCAATTAATAACGACTAGATGAACtcacagcgctatgtaaatttacagcgctttataaataaattaataataataataataacaacaacaacaacgatgaccACTGGGAGGTCATACTAGTATGACCACTAGATGGAATAATGACCACTGGGATTCCCATTGCATGACCACTAGATGAACTAAATgaccactggatgacctagatgACCACTGGGGGACCCCTTGCTCGACCCCTAGATGAACCAGATGACCATTAGGGAAACTAGATGACCAATGGGAGACCTTGCATGACCACTAGATGGACTAGATGACCACTGGATTAATTAAATTACCACTGGATGAACTAGATGACCACTGGGAGATCCCTTTTATGACCAGTTGATGAAATAGATGACCACTAGATGGATTAGATGACCACTTGAGGACCCCTTTGAGCTTCCTGTCGTCCGAAGGCAAGTGACCAGTGGAttcgttctttctttctgccattttttatttgtattgaaGTTAAATATTACTCATCCTCTCAATCGACGCGCGTTTCACTAACGAGGCTTAATGTTTAACCATGGCGCATCCCGGCGGCATACTTTCTGCGCCAGCTGTCATGGAAAGAGGATACACATTTCAATAAATGTTTTAAGAGACTAGATATAACATCCGAATTAAAGTACTGCTTTGTAATCCTGCGCAGGATTACGAGTTCACGGTACACGTCGCTACGTGCTTAGCATTGCGTACAGCGGACAAAATCCACGTAAATATTTACGTAAACATCCCTATAGGCCTTAATTCGAACCCGTTACAGGGTTTTATTGTCCAGGTTTTGCCATATGCGCGAGTTAAAATTTCACGAATGGCGTTAAATCCGTGCAAGTGAAATATTACGAATGGCGTTAAATCCACGCAAGCGAAATATTCGCAGCGTTAAATTCTCGCGAGCGTAATATTTGCCAACTGAGTTAAATCCACGCAAATCTTCGTAAAATGAACTAAATCTTCGCGGACAGAGTTAAATCCACACGATTTAAATCCTCGCGGTCTGGTGTTAAATCCACGCAACCAAATTTAAATCATATTTCCCTCGTCTTTTTCCGTTTCTCTTaacatatatactttttaaaaacgaacgtacttttgttttgcttcaaaaCAACATTTTAGTGTCGGTTTTGTTGTTTATTTCCCTCAGAGAAAGGTTTTAATTAATCCTCCTTTTTCTATTAATGTTTcaaagttttgtttatttatgtgtttttaaataaacattaacCCAAGAGGGCCTTATTGTTTGCTTTTCATGTTGCAAGGCTGCACTTTgctcctctttcttccctcaGGAAGAGTTTGTGATAGTAGGGCTCAAACTAGGCCTCACTCATCCCCAGGCTTTCCTAGTGTCTCAGCCCAGGAACGGTGAGGGAGAGGCGTTCAGGGCAACAAATTTAGGCCCAGGCCTGACAATGGAGGAACCGCTGAGGAAATTCCAGGAGGCCGAAGGGGAGGCCGTATGGTGCGTTCAGGAACTACATTTTCCATCAGGCTTTGCGGCTTCTGACAGACGTTGTGAGGGGAATATAGTTATTAATTTAGTTACatagttatttatttagttatataGTTATTTATTTAGGTAATTACATAAGCATAGTTAAAATTAATGATAGTAAATTATTACTAAATAATTGTGACCAAATAGTTATGTTTAGTTACATGGTTATTTATTTAGTTACATAATTACTTAGTTAATTGCATAGTTGTAGTTACAGTTAATGATAATAACATATTACTAAATAATTACTTCTAAACAGTTACAGTTAGTTACATAGTTCTTTTATTTAGTTAGTGCTACAGGTAAGGTTGCAGTTAATAATAGTAAATTATAACTAAATAATTGTTATTAAATTGTTATGTTTAATTACAtagttactgtatttatttagttCCACATTTACAGATACCATTAATAATAGtgaattattattaaatagttaTTACTAAATAGTTATATTTAATCACCTGGttattttaaattaacatttagTTATATAGTTACATTTAGTTGCATAGTTATTTATTTAGCTTGacagttgtttgtttatttatttatgcagttATATTTACAGTTAATAATAGTAAATTATTATTAAGTAATTATTACTAAATAATACTAAGTCACATTATAATTAAGTTAggaatttagaaaaagaaaattgagATGTAAATcatgataataatgataaataatattataattcCCCTTCCAGGGCTCTGGACCTCCCTCCAGCCGCTTTGTCCGCAGCTGAAGAGCGCGATTTCGAGTTGCGTGGTTACAGGTTCGAAGCCGCAGCGGAGCAGCTGAGGCCACCAAGGGTGGTCCGCGTGGGGCTTGTCCAGAATAAAATCCAGCTCCCGACGGACGCTCCGGTGGCCGAACAGGTGACCACTAGGGGACCCCTTGCATGACCACTAGATGAACTAGATGACCACTGGGGGGACACTTTGCCTGACCACTAGATGACTTAGATTACCACTAGCGTTGCCACAAGATGACCACTGGGAACCCATTGACTGACAAACTAAATGAACTAGATGACCACTGGGAGACCCCTTACATGACCACTagatggactagatgacctctggaaGAGCCCTTGCATGACCACTAGGTGGACTAGATGACCACTGAGGACCCTTTGGCTGACCACTAGTGAGCTAGATAACCACTAACATGTCCACAAGATGAACTAAACGACCACTGAGGACCATTAGTGACCTAGATGACCACTAACATGCCCACAAGATGAACTAAATGACCACTGAAGACCCTTTGCCTGACCATTAGTGACCTAGATGACCACTAACATATCCACaaaatgaccactgaggaccctTTGCGTGACCATTAGTGACCTAGATGACCACTAGCATGACCACCAGATGAAGTAGATGACCACTGAGGACCCTTTGCCTGACCACTAGTCACCCAGATGACCACTAGCATGACCACTAGATGAACTAGATGATCACTGAGGACCATTAGTGACCTAGATGACCACTAACATGACCACAAGATGAACTAAATGACCACTGAAGACCCTTGGCCTGACCACTAGTGACCTAGATGACCACTAGCATGACCACAAGATGAACtaaatgaccactgaggaccctTGGCCTGACCATTAGTGACCTAGATGACCACTAGCATGTCCACTAGATGATCTAGATGACCACTGAGGACCCTTTGCCTGACCACTAGTGACCTAGATGACCACTAACATGTCCACAAGATGAACTAAATGATCACTGAGGACCATTAGTGACATAGATGACCACTAACGTGCCCACAAGATGAACtaaatgaccactgaggaccctTTGCCTGACCATTAGTGACCTAGATGACCACTAA includes the following:
- the LOC121936348 gene encoding adenosine receptor A2a-like, with translation MLIRGHPDFAADAVYIALELVIAALAVAGNVLVMWAVILNSNLQNVTNYFVASLAAADVAVGVLAVPFAVTVSTGFCASFYGCLFIACFVLVLTQSSIFSLLAIAIDRFIAIRMPLRYNALVTASRAKGIIAICWVLSFVIGLTPMLGWNRRPAVGNAGNAAPDVNVSSASNAAGTNNCSANMVPCLFEGVVTMEYMVYYNFFACVLLPLLMMFAIYLKIFMAARRQLKQIGNKMAAASAHGERSSSSSILQKEIHAAKSLAIIVGLFAVCWLPLHVVNCYTLFCRGCERPPLWLMYVAILLSHANSVVNPLIYAYRIREFRQTFRKILRGHVLRETAPPRCQTASAHGRENGERGAIVVDSYDGVPSKTGAERNGFDGGANGDAGCHFYRNGAVSARKEERFDEGLLACHESLFMESETSAFDLSSVS